acggtatttcaatgcttgaaaatgaggcccagggtccgtactttcgttagtgcaatctctcaacagtgctaatataattggatcatataaccatccatCAACGTgcgacgaagaatcactccaaagtttctatctagcggagaacataagaagaaattgtttatagggtacgaaaccacatcaaagttattctttccgatcaatctaaccacaagttatcctttccgatcgatctatctaagagttcatattaaaataacaccatatgatacacatcaaccaactctaatttcacctagatactccaatgtcaccgcgatccgtgagttgattatacgatatgcatcaaacaatttcagattcataatactcaatccaacacaaagaacctcaaagagtgcccaatgatttctactggagaaacaaggacgaaaatgtgcatcaatcctatgcatagattaccccaatgtcacctcgggaatccacgagttgcatgccaaaacatatatcaagtgaatcaatatgataccccattgtcaccacgggtattcatagcaatacatacatcaagttctctcaaatccataaaagtattcaatccgataataacgaaatctcaaagagaaaactcaattcatcacaacaagatagagtgggagaaacaccatatgatccaactatattaacaaagctcgcgatacatcaagattgtgtcaaatcaaacacatagctattagtacaaaccctcagccccaagggtggactactcatcgggatgatgaagatggtatccggtcatgatttcccccttcggcagggtgccggagcaGGGTCTaaattggtttttcgtggctatagaggcttcggcggcggaacttctgatttAGGGCTATTTCTGGAGGTTTCtttatttataggattttttggcgttcgAATCACATGAAGTTGGGCCTAAGGgggcccaccacccaccagggcgcgccagctcctggcgcgccctggtgtcttgtgggcagcAGGGGGGCCCCTTTGGTGGTTCTTTGCTCCATTATTTCTCTTTTcttccaaaaaaatcgtcaaaaagtttcgtccaattctgagaacttttatttctgcacaaaaaacaacacaaCGATAGTTCTGcagaaaacaacgtcagtccgggttagtttcattcaaatcataccaaaaccatataaaattattgtaaacttggcatgaatacttcataaattatagatacgttggagatgtatcaagcatacAACAATAAAAAATGAAGCCAACTAGTATTGTGGCTAATAAGGGTATGGATGATTTGTGTCACTAACGTACAAATGGATACAAAAAGAAATTAACATATGGAAGCAAAATGTATAGAGTTCAAACTATATTGCGATTTAGATGCTACATAACAAAGTAGCACGAACATGGTACTTTGGGAACAGAACTAGTCTTCCATGGAAGCATGGAAATTTGAAATCATTACCACCGTTGATCGGTATGCATAGTTTGAGATTTGTGTACCAAATTAACCAATTTTCGCAGAGGATATGGTGTACACAACGGACAAAGCATATTGACACTTGTGAAAATTCGCCGAATCAAGATATGAACATAAGTAACATAAATCAACTCAAGTGCTTCAGATTTATGTTGTACCAGGGTGATTCGCCGGGCTGTCCCGGGCTGGCAGGCTTCTTTGTGAAACTGAAATGATTTACCAGCGTGATGGGGAGGAAGGTAGCAGGGCATGGTCCTAATGGTGAAGCAAGACGACGAGAGGGATGCGAGGTCATCGGAGAGAGCAGCATTGAAGGCGGAGCATTGGACGAGGGACATGTCGCTGCACCGGCTACCTGAAGCAATTGTAGACGTCGCGAAGTTTTGGGGCGGAGTGAGGTGGTGGCAGAGGTAGCCATCGTGGAGAGGGAGATCGGCGAGCTCGGGGCCTCCCTCGCCCCACGATGCAGGATGGGTCGGGCAAGCGAGATTAACTCGCATGCGACTACCTAAGGTGGTTGTTTAGACGGGGCAGGCAAGATTTTCTCGAATCAGTCCGCTTAGAAATATAGGCCGTGGGATTGGAAAAGCATCAACGGCACATGACCTGTCCGTCAAAAGTTTCCTATCAGACAACTTCCCTTAGAActcaaatcatgaattttaagcaacttgagcatgaacatgttgcgcaGTCTTGGAAAAGAATGAAATTAatgctaagaaattgtcctactcatggtttaaatctttggatgatcatacaaattttttatgcagatggaattttgtttctagaaatcttttagattccgccgcgtgTGGTACTTTTGTGGAAATTATTTTGGGTAAGCTACTAAATTGTTAGACAATATTATgacaaattattcacaatggcataccgaaagagcacctactagtaaggaaattaattcggttgaagaaattagtACTTTGAGTGAAAATGTTGATGCTCttgaaattggttgctaataaaaTTGCTCCTATTGAtattaatgatgtgcctttgtctactttgattgagcaaaatagtgatcccgtagatgtgaattttgtctcgcggaacaattttaataacaatgcttataaaggtaattttaatcctaggccttttcctggaaattcctctaataattatggtggttcctatggtaattcttcttataataataatagtgacacctctgatcttgagaataatattaaagaatttatcaatgctcAAAAGGTTGAAAATCTCACGATATAATTTCTTATAATCATCGATAGAATTTCTCacgatgtagaaaatctcaagttgAAATTAAAGCTTGAGAATTAAAGTTTTacaatctgaataaataaaaacagtaaggtagcaatcgataaaagtgagcacaaacggtattgcaatgcttgaaaatgaggcctagggtccgtactttcgctagtgcaatctctcaacaatgctaatataattggatcatataaccatccctcgaagtgcgatgaagaatcactccaaagtttctatctagcggagaatataagaagaaattgtttgtagggtacgagaccacctcgaagctattctttccgatcgatctatccaagagttcgtactaaaataacagcaaataatttcagattcataatactcaattcAACACAAAGAACCCCAAAGAgtaccccaagatttctaccagagaaacaaagacgagaacgtgcatcaacccctatgcatagattaccccaatgtcacctcgggaatccgcgagttgagtgccaaaacacatataaagtgaatcaatatgataccccattgtcaccacgggtattcatagcaataCATGCATAAAATGTTCTCAAATCcgtaaaagtattcaatccgataaaacaaaatctcaaagggaaaactcaattcatcactaCAAGATAgtgaggggaaaacaccatatgatccgactacattaacaaagcccgcaatacatcaagatcgtgatatctcaagaacacgagagagagattaaacacatagctactggtacaaaccctcagccccgagggtggactactccctcctcatcatggtggccgccgggatgatgaagatggccaccggtgaagattctcccctccggcagggtgccggaatggggtctagattggtttctcgtggctacagaggcttgcggcggcggaaattCTGATCTAGGGTCTCCGCTAGGGTTTTTGGGTATTTGGGCATTTATAGAGCGAAGAGGGCGGTGCgcgaggccaccgaggtgggcacacccccctcggggcacccaccaggtgctgctctggcccattggatgtcttctggtccataaaaaatccacaaaaagtttcgcttcatttggactccgtttgatattgattttctgcgatgtaaaaaacaagcaaaaacaacaactggcactggacactttgtcaataggttagtcccaaaaaatgatataaagttgctataaaatgattgtaaaatatccaagaatgataatataacaacatgaatacttcataaattatagatacgttggagacgtatcaatacctaccgtagctgtgctgcatcatcccttcctctttggtgAAAAACTGACGCGGACACGAGCCATCACCGCCTGGCATCCAGATCCCCTAGAGCACCTCCATGGGCATGATCCGAGCGTCGACCAGCAATCCAAACCACCAATGGAGCCGCCAGTGACCAGCTTGATCAGAGCAGATCCAGCACTAGGAGACACCAGGCAAGGAAAGGGGGAGGAAAGGGAGCGGACCTCGTCCACGACTAGCGCATCCTCGCGTCGGAGATGGGTGGCCTCACCGCGACAAAGCCACCCCACCCTCCCAATGGCCTAACCAATGGCCTCCCCCACGTCACCCCCAGTGGCACCACACCACGACTCCCGACCGAGATCCGCAAATGGCCAGAACCAGCCACCCGCCCATGAAGGGGGAGCGCCGGAAAGAACCCTACCCGTAGCCGAAGAGGAACACTAGGAGGACCACCACGAGCCGGCCGCAAACGCGCAGACGCCAGATCCAGCCGCCGCAGCCCCACCCGCTCTGCATCGAGAATCCGCCACACCGCAGCAGGAGCGACGTTGTGCAGCCACGGACGACGCCCAGAACGGTGATCATAGCCGCCGCCTCCATCCCGCGCCGCCCGCCAAGACCAGCGCCAGAGCCAGGGGCCTGACCCGACCTAGGTGGAGCACGCCACCACCGGTAGCCGCCCGCGCGCAGCCGTCGTGCTGCGAGCGCGAGCCCAGGCCACCGATGTCCACCAACCCGCGGCACGCCGCCGCCACAAGCACATGGTTCCGCGCCACTGCACCCCACGAAAGCACGGCGCCTCCGCTCGTCAAGGATGTCCCGCGCCAGCCTCCAGGCGACGAGCGGGAGGGGAGCacaggccccgccgccgccaacgCACACCGGGCTTCGTCCGGCGATGGGGGAGGATGTcggaggaggggtgggggaggCGGCGGCTTGTGTTTCCTCCCGGGGAGCACCGGGGATGGGggtgggggggtgggggggggggtgggggggtttAACTCGCATGCAACTACCTAATGAGGTGGTTGAGACGGGGCAGGCGAGATTTTCTCGGACCAGGTTAATTGGGCAGTCCGCTTAGTAATATAGGCCACGGGATTGGAAAAGCATCAACGGCACATGACCCGTCTGAGAAAAGTTTCCTATCAGACAACTGTATGTAAGTGTTTTTTTTTGAACCGGGCATTAACCCCTTTCATAATGGTCCAAAAGGAGACTAGAAACTGTATGTAAGTGTTTCCCATTTATTTTTGCGTTATGAGGCCGGCTGTCATCTAGAAGAAGTTGTTGATCACACAACTCCACGGAACTGCAGCAGATAATAGATCTTTGTGATGAGCGTTACCAGCAGTCATCCGCAGTCGACCTGAGATTAACCTATATCTTGTGTTGGATGGCCCAACCCTTCCAATCTTCAATGAAGTAGCAGTGTTACGTGGCATACTGGACCGTGTGCACCAGGCCTTCATGGCCATGCCATACCCAAACACGTCCTTGCACGGCGTCGTGGGCACGCCTAGCACCACCATCGGATTCGCAGGCGGCGAGGTGGGCTGCTGGTTTATGAACTCCACGAGGCTCCCCATGAGCCTCTTGCTGGTGGCCCTCAGCGGACTGTAGAGGTGGAAACCGTGCTCCTCGCCCTCCGACTCCACCACCGTCACCTGGCGGCGCCGCTGGATCATCCAAGGCCAGCGCGAGTCGAGATCACGCATGCGGGCCGCCAGGCGGTGGCCGCGGCCCCGCAGGCTGTCCTTCCCGGCCACGGCGATGAGCACGCGGCGGCAAGCCAGCGATGAGATCTCCGAGGCCGGAGGGTCGATCCGGGGGTCGTCGTTGCCGGCCTGGCCGGCCGTCACGAACGGCCAGAGCCGGTCCACCCCGTTCGGCGGGAACACCGCCACGGTGGTTTCGTTGTCGTCCCACGCGAGCTCCAAAGGCAGCCGCTTGGCTCCCCAGAAGTAAGGTTGCACCATGATCAGCCCCTCGATGTCCATAATCTCGTTGTTGACTTCGTGGCTGGCGCGGACTGCCGTGTGGTAAACGATGTTGCCGCCGGCGCTGTCGCCGGCCAGGAACGTGCGCGCGGGGTCAGCGTAGCTGGCCAGCCACGGGTCGGACAAGGAGGCCGCCCACTGGAGCGCGGCCCACGCGTCGTCGTAGGCCGCAGGGATGGGGAACTCCGGCGCCAGACGGTACTCCACCGACACGACGAGGGCCCCGGCAGAGGCGGCGAGGGAGGTCGCGTAGCGGTGGTACGTCCGGCCGAAAGCGCTTTCGGTGCAGAACGAGCCGCCATGGACGTAGATGACGAGAGGAAGCCGATTCCTGCCTGCGGTCTGGGCGGCACCGGACGGGAGGAACAGGCGCACAGACACGCCGGTGGCCTTGTCGACGACGACGTCCCTCGTCGCCACCCCACGGTTGCGGGCCTGATCCGACGACGCCGGCACGAATGGACTGCGCAGGAAACGCTCGATGCTGCCGTCCTCGTACTTGCGTATGAACGGGTACATGTCCACGGATATGTTACGTCCGTCGTTGTGATTCGCTGGAGAACTCTTGCTTGCCTGCATGGCGCAGTTGAGCTGCTCTAGTTTGGAACGCTTGTTTCGAATTGTGCCGCGTAGACGTTGGCTGCATCTCATGGGATTTTATAGAGCGATTTGCTTCATCGGCACTTTACTAATGAGATTCGGACGGAATCGACGGTAGTCGATTGGTCTGATGCATTGCCTCCGATCAGACTACAAAGTAGAAGAGTTTTCCTTAGAAATAAATATGAGTATTTTCATTTTCTGTGTTAAATATGCTTTGAAAGAGACCAAGTGGTTGTACGACCGTGCGTTCGTCTGCTATTAATAGTACATGAAATAGTGCCTATCACGACAGAAGCAACTACCCCTTTGTCTCAGTTATTATGGATGACCACCTGCCCAACTAGGTCCATTTTTGGGTAAGCTAGCTCACTCATCTACTTAATTATAAAGTGATGACAGTCGCTATATGTTTATGGGTACACTTACATTCAGTACAATACACGAAACACTCTCTTTACCGACTATCGCAATCTTTACCGAGTGTATTTTGTCGAACACGCGGTAAATCCTATATCCTAAATCAAATGACAGAGAAAACACTCAGTAAATACAAAACACTTGGTATAGGCAATGGTTTACCGAGTGTCGAACCAATGACTCTCCGTAACATCTGAGACATTTGGCAAACAACGCGAAGGTGTCCCTGCTTTCGGCGGTTGACAGCAGGGTGATGTCGCCTCCATCTTTGCCGACTGTTTTTCTGCAGACACTCCGTTAAATAAGTTAGCAATTATCATTGTTCATCTATACTGAGTGTTTCCCCGAACTTGGTAGACTTAAtttatatatttatttattttgagaTGAGGTATAAATCTTGATAGAACTCTCCATAGTTGAACATGCTGTTAAAAGAGAAGCCTTTTTGTGGACATGTAGTTAAAATATTTTAGTAATAGTCACAAGGATTTCACGGCAATAGACATTACACCTATAAAGGATGCTGGAATACCCGCCACCTGAGGCTCTTAGAGGGTGAGAGGAGTCGTCCGTTTCTAGGTGGAATGCCACGGGGGCCACTCGGGGCTCTCTGCACCGCTTGCACGAGGCGTGCGCACGGCTCAGCGAGGAGGCCCACCGCGACGCTCGATTCACGCTGGCCTATCGTGGCTGGCTCCCTGTGGCTATCTGCGCTGTTCGATTTGCCCGGACAGCGCGCACGAGGGCGACCTGCCTTGGAGGTTCATGATGGCTGGACTGCGGACGCTTTCGGCCGTGCCTGCGTGTTAGGGTTCGAGCGCTCGCCCGCGCCCATCGGAATTCCTGGACTCGTCTTTCAGCATCTTCGGCCCCCGATGAGCTGCGTCGGTCGCGCCAGCTAGCCCGACGCATGCGAGGGATTTTTATGTCTCGTGAGTCATGCAGGCGCTTGTGCTCATGGCCGGTTGTGCTTGCGTGCTCCAGCCGGGGTGGGACATTAGCCACGCGGTGCGCGTGCTACGTCACGTGTTCGAGAGGCGTCTTCCCAGGTTCTCTACACAACCGAATGTCCGGTTCCTCTGCCCGACATTATTTCTATACCGAGTTTTGTCGGATGGACGGTTGCATGGCACGTGCAACGTTGGATGCCCGCCCCAGGCCTTCCATAAAAGCGTGTCATGTGCTTCTGGCATTGTCTACCATGTCCTTTTCTTCTGGCCCAAGCACACCGGCTTCCTCTCGTTCCCCTCTAATGGAAGGATTTCCGTGAACTTCTTCGTCGATCCGGCTGCGGATCTATGTATGtgcgtgatacgtccattttgcatcattaTTTGCTACTGTAATTTACCTTATTTCAATGTTATATTTCACATTATGatgcaattctaatgccttttctccctTAAAATTACATCAAGGGAGAAAAATTATCGGTAGCTGGAATTGGATCAAAACAATTACAACAGAGATAGCAATTATTTGGAGCGAGAATTGCAACGAGAATTTTTGAAGAATTATTTTAGAATATATAATAAATTATGAAGCAAAAATTTACTAGATGGGGACCACCAGGCACCCACAAGGGCAGGTGGCTCGGCCACTCACCCGGCCGCGCCACCTAGGCTTGTggggccctggtgggtcccctcccGACGTCCTTCTGCCATATATTCCCATTTTCCCTAAAAAAATCAAGAGAAGAGTTTTGGGACTTtccgccgccgtctcgaggccgaaccagggtaggagcacttttgcttgATTCCGCCAGGGatacttccctccaggagggggaaatcgaaaCCATCGTCATCAACAACACTCCTCTCATCATAGGAGTCATcatcttcatcagcaccatctcatctcaaaaccctagttcatctcttgtgttcaatctttgtatcaaaccTCATAATGGTGCCTGGGggtgctagtagtgttgattacatcttgtagttgatgcctGTTGGTTTAATTGGTGATAGATTATTATGTCATATTTTTAATCATATATTTATACCCACTGATCATGAACAATATGATGAGTTGTGAGAAGTTTCACTTGTtcatgaggacatgggagaagtcttgttactAGTAATAATGTGAAGTTGATCACCGTTTAATGTTTTGATATTATGTTGTGTTGttcttcctctagtggtgttatgtgaacatagacatgacacttcaccatctttgggactaggggaaggcattgtggAATTAGTTTGTAGATGATAGGTTGCGGGAGTGATAGAAATCTAAACCCCAGTTTATGAATTGTTTCGTGAGGTGTTGTTTTGGATCACAtatttaatgctatggttagatttatcttaattattTCTTTTGTATTTGCAGATGCTTGCATGGAGGGTATAATCATAAGTAGGTATTTGTTCAAGTAAGAGCAGTACCATAGCTCTGGTCAAATTACATAACATATCTAAGTATCTATTTTCTTATGCTTCAAGGATTTTATTATCAATCTCTAAACTACTCTTACTTGCATTTTTGAATGTTTGGTTCGCTCTCGCCTTTTGCGTCAGGGGCTCAATGGGTCATCTAGTGAAATAAAGAGAAGACAACCCCCCTTTTCTAGTATGAGTTTGGCGAAACGGAACTACGTGAGAGGAAGGAGATAACGGTTATAGATGGATCTCTATAGATGACAGCTAGTTTTACAACCGAGACATGATGATACAATTATAACGATTTATCTACACTGCAATAATTCAATCCCACAAGATGAATTGTTCCTAATTTCTGATTAATGTGGTAATTTTTAGGGGGTCTCAAAATAgtataggtatagatatagatgctTATGACCCCCCTCCTTACTTTCGAAGGCATCGTGCTGAAAACTCCAACTACTAGGATGAACAAATTTGGGTGCAGGATTGATCTACCGGTGTCCATCTTTTGCCCGTTCTAGGTTAGTGCTTTTGGGTGGCTGGATACACCGGTTGCGAGTTTGCgacggggacggcggcggcgacagtAGCCAATAGAGGACATAACCGGGCGAGATCGGTTTAGCCTTTGAGCACTAAGGAAGCAACGCCAGTAACTAGTCCTGCACATGGAGAAGGTGGAGGCGTGTACTCACAACTAAGGAGACAAAGCCAGTAGCCAGTAGCTAGTCCAATTGATCGAAGGACGTTTCTTTTACTTGGACCGAAACTGCATGAGTTGTACTCTTTCTGTTCCAAAATAATTGAAGTTAAGGGGGAGATTCTTTTGATGCCTTCGATTAGTAAATGTATGCATATGTATAAGATAACATAATTCATTCTCAGTACTATTCATGAAGTAGCTTATCACATGGTGAGATTCACGGAAGGCCGTGCTGGAATTTTATCTAtttatgggcctagcccaataacaatttcagaaattcctaataaatcctagaggcccacttagcccattcgtgcaaggcaagggacactactaaagtttagtcccacatgactagtttagagggagttggacctctttataagggaggttctttccccatatgtatgagcatgagaacaagcgctgctgctacgatcttcctcatcccggcttgcggcgtgcaccgcaggtcgggacagtaggcctccgaaaccgcacctctttg
This sequence is a window from Aegilops tauschii subsp. strangulata cultivar AL8/78 chromosome 7, Aet v6.0, whole genome shotgun sequence. Protein-coding genes within it:
- the LOC109743971 gene encoding probable carboxylesterase 5; its protein translation is MRCSQRLRGTIRNKRSKLEQLNCAMQASKSSPANHNDGRNISVDMYPFIRKYEDGSIERFLRSPFVPASSDQARNRGVATRDVVVDKATGVSVRLFLPSGAAQTAGRNRLPLVIYVHGGSFCTESAFGRTYHRYATSLAASAGALVVSVEYRLAPEFPIPAAYDDAWAALQWAASLSDPWLASYADPARTFLAGDSAGGNIVYHTAVRASHEVNNEIMDIEGLIMVQPYFWGAKRLPLELAWDDNETTVAVFPPNGVDRLWPFVTAGQAGNDDPRIDPPASEISSLACRRVLIAVAGKDSLRGRGHRLAARMRDLDSRWPWMIQRRRQVTVVESEGEEHGFHLYSPLRATSKRLMGSLVEFINQQPTSPPANPMVVLGVPTTPCKDVFGYGMAMKAWCTRSSMPRNTATSLKIGRVGPSNTRYRLISGRLRMTAGNAHHKDLLSAAVPWSCVINNFF